From the Candidatus Neomarinimicrobiota bacterium genome, one window contains:
- a CDS encoding HAD hydrolase family protein: protein MNEESHAALKKIKVILTDVDGVMTDGGIVLGTDGREFKRYDVKDGMGVTMARSAGLKVCIITGRSSESVSLRAEELKIDKIYQGSSDKVKAYTEIKSEYDLEDENFLHVGDDLLDLPLFDLVGFSAAPADGIKLVKEKADYIASAKGGHGVLREVIDLVLTAQDKLDEVVKKFGTVSETGG, encoded by the coding sequence CGTGGACGGCGTGATGACCGACGGCGGGATCGTGCTGGGTACGGACGGAAGGGAATTTAAGCGTTATGACGTAAAAGACGGCATGGGCGTCACGATGGCGAGGAGCGCCGGATTAAAGGTATGCATCATTACCGGCAGGAGTTCGGAGTCGGTGAGTTTACGCGCCGAGGAGCTGAAAATCGATAAAATATATCAGGGTTCTTCGGACAAAGTTAAAGCGTATACGGAAATAAAATCCGAATATGATTTGGAAGACGAGAATTTTTTACACGTAGGCGATGATCTCCTGGATCTGCCGCTGTTTGATCTGGTAGGTTTCAGCGCCGCGCCTGCCGACGGCATAAAGTTAGTCAAGGAGAAGGCTGATTACATTGCTTCGGCAAAGGGCGGGCATGGAGTCCTGAGGGAAGTGATAGATCTGGTTTTAACCGCGCAGGATAAACTTGATGAGGTTGTGAAAAAATTCGGAACAGTGAGTGAGACAGGCGGATAA